One genomic window of Micropterus dolomieu isolate WLL.071019.BEF.003 ecotype Adirondacks linkage group LG06, ASM2129224v1, whole genome shotgun sequence includes the following:
- the LOC123971851 gene encoding uncharacterized protein LOC123971851, producing MLSLFQSGSKSVPPSRLADAVKQKSILLKAQSGPLSVYKIHLKDEHIKVFGCRSFSFGKESTKRNRTIMVLGATGAGKSTLINGMINYILGVEWEDSYRFKLVDEDQSKSQAESQTSEVTVYKINHQEGFKTEYSLTIVDTPGFGDTRGIERDRQITEQLRNLFSAKLGVSEIDAVCFVAQASLARLTPTQKYVFDSILSIFGKDVAENIRVLVTFADGQRPPVLEGINASGVPCPKTRDGLPVHFKFNNSALFADSKSSAAGSMSGDDEDEDGGFDQMFWNMGTKSMKRFFAALNLIETKSLTLTKQVLRERQQLENSVENLQEQVKVQLAKLEEIKETSEILKEHEAEISRNENFEFEVTVKKPFQEDISGTGNYITNCQQCHVTCHYPCAIPSDADKRGCAAMGSDGYCTQCPGKCFWSDHFNQKYSWQYKEVKEKRTVNELKEKYLKASEAKRPFEALIEKLKAECDHVETEVVKLIKKSSECLNRLKEIALKPNPLSTPEYIDMLIEGEKSEAKPGWKKRVESLITMREKAEYMAKIERGEKLF from the coding sequence ATGCTATCTCTATTTCAGTCAGGTTCAAAGTCAGTTCCACCATCACGGCTCGCTGATGctgtcaaacaaaaaagcatTCTGCTAAAAGCCCAGTCAGGTCCTCTGTCTGTTTATAAAATCCACCTGAAAGATGAACATATCAAGGTCTTTGGCTGCAGGAGTTTCAGTTTTGGGAAAGAGTCCACTAAACGTAATCGCACCATCATGGTTCTGGGAGCAACTGGAGCTGGGAAGTCAACTCTCATCAATGGGATGATTAATTACATTCTAGGTGTCGAATGGGAGGATTCATATCGGTTTAAGTTAGTTGATGAGGATCAGTCCAAATCACAAGCTGAAAGCCAGActtctgaagtcactgtgtacAAAATCAACCACCAGGagggttttaaaacagaatacTCTCTGACCATTGTTGACACTCCAGGGTTTGGAGATACAAGAGGcatagaaagagacagacagatcaCAGAACAGTTGCGTAATCTCTTCTCTGCTAAGCTTGGTGTCAGTGAAATTGACGCTGTGTGTTTTGTAGCTCAGGCTTCTTTAGCTCGACTCACGCCAACACAGAAATATGTGTTTGACTCCATACTCTCAATCTTTGGCAAAGATGTGGCAGAAAACATCAGGGTTCTGGTGACATTCGCAGACGGCCAGCGTCCACCAGTTCTAGAGGGAATCAATGCTTCAGGTGTCCCATGTCCTAAAACAAGAGACGGGCTGCCAGTTCACTTCAAATTCAATAACTCAGCTTTGTTTGCAGACAGCAAATCATCTGCAGCAGGCAGCATGAGTGGggatgatgaggatgaagatGGAGGCTTTGATCAGATGTTTTGGAACATGGGGACAAAAAGCATGAAGAGgttctttgctgctttgaatCTCATAGAAACCAAAAGCTTGACATTGACGAAGCAGGTCCTCAGAGAAAGACAGCAGCTCGAGAATTCAGTTGAAAACTTGCAGGAGCAGGTTAAAGTTCAGTTAGCCAAGCTGGAGGAGATAAAAGAGACAAGTGAAATACTAAAAGAGCACGAGGCAGAGATCAGCAGAAACGAGAACTTTGAGTTTGAAGTCACTGTCAAAAAGCCTTTTCAAGAAGATATTTCTGGTACTGGAAATTACATCACCAACTGTCAGCAGTGTCATGTCACCTGTCACTATCCCTGTGCAATTCCCAGTGATGCAGATAAAAGAGGATGTGCTGCAATGGGATCAGATGGATACTGTACTCAGTGTCCAGGCAAATGTTTCTGGAGTGACCATTTTAATCAGAAGTACAGTTGGCAGTATAAGGAAGTAAAAGAAAAACGAACagtaaatgagctgaaagaaaaGTACCTGAAAGCCTCAGAGGCTAAGAGACCTTTTGAGGCATTGATTGAAAAACTTAAGGCTGAATGCGATCATGTGGAAACTGAGGTGGTGAAACTGATAAAGAAGTCTTCTGAGTGTTTAAACAGACTTAAAGAGATAGCACTGAAGCCAAATCCTCTCTCCACTCCAGAGTACATTGACATGCTGATTGAGGGAGAGAAATCTGAGGCCAAGCCAGGCTGGAAGAAACGAGTTGAGTCCCTGATAACCATGAGAGAAAAGGCTGAGTACATGGCTAAAatagaaagaggagagaaactCTTCTAG